The Oncorhynchus tshawytscha isolate Ot180627B linkage group LG30, Otsh_v2.0, whole genome shotgun sequence genome includes a region encoding these proteins:
- the LOC112231373 gene encoding GRB10-interacting GYF protein 1-like isoform X4: MTAETLNFGPECCLGEDNGRCISNLNLRLRALSRGGSVTSPPPSPAMPKSKLADYRYGREEMLALYIKDNKPPEDMQDKEFAAIMQDEPVQPLALEPLTEEEQRNFSMSVNSVAVLRLMGKGGGAAPVGVSRGRGGCIRGGRGRGRGEGAFYQRVPGGPDEGEVGFGRGREMLRSQSWDDRAERPRFEKPIRCAEVVRPGFEETGPPGRKDSWRADSDNWRTLREEEEEAAAAAAAGGEQPAWRVAGSRRDDGGPRSAGWRDRGGRRKFEFEFRDGEGPRRESDRDGLPEWCTDEEDGEMGTFDSSGAFMCIKQKDCKDTITEEDLEFEALEEEEENDQGGKDNNADRDECEAAGEGEDEYKTPSPPAISGSPPSDPLLAPCTTQAPISHPTKTNYVPAEGCPLPGSGAKLSPDPPSTTTSSLMPPPSGSLLPSTGGEAEEDEGMKHLQQEAEKMVASLQDTSLEEECFTQALQESHTITSHSHTHPAPHSHTHAAGHTHSTHRDCALPLSHEAAMKWFYKDPQGEVQGPFSTVEMCEWFQAGYFTMTLLVKRGCDEGFQPLGDVIKMWGRVPFSPGPSPPPLLGNMDQELLKKHLEQAATAALYQQLQMRFQHMNRYAHTHTHTHTHTHTHTHTHTHTHTHTHTHTHTHNVCECTNVSICRSGDSSMMPSMNRSMSVPDNGSMWDMHTSASQQSGGEANLWDLTMSHSTQVPSLEQLQKLQDRREAELRAKREEEERKRQVEKRRQQEEQKRRDEEELYRRKQQCRQQQELIMKLLQQAQPGAPGCVSGSGWSGSQASALSKQGKSLGLLELETERLLKQQAQHQRAQHQRDRHGGLSMGQWGEGSVGMWSGGGMEPKGSSGGMGVWEEAVKNQNSLRNMGMKNSRSSPSLSEQYMLRKKRTEEEDKLLKLLQGMKPQDGFTTWCEQMLHALNTSANNSSSSLDVATIVAYLKEVESPYEVHDFIRSYLGDTMEAKEFAKQFLERRAKQKANHQRQQQQQQLSKEVSGLSNFPIQSMFQAAQMGKGGMYDSQAAKMKKKQTMMLHSDPSILGYSFLSAGDRMNLGEMETVEDY, from the exons ATGACTGCTGAAACACTTAACTTCGGCCCAGAATG TTGTCTAGGGGAAGATAATGGGCGATGCATATCCAACCTAAACTTGAG GCTCCGTGCACTATCCAGAGGGGGGAGTGTGACgtccccccctccttctccagcCATGCCAAAGTCCAAGCTGGCTGATTACCGCTATGGCCGCGAGGAGATGCTAGCACTTTATATAAAAGATAACAAG CCCCCAGAGGACATGCAGGATAAGGAGTTTGCTGCTATCATGCAGGATGAGCCTGTGCAGCCTTTGGCCCTGGAGCCTCTAACTGAGGAGGAGCAG AGAAACTTCTCCATGTCTGTGAACAGTGTGGCTGTGCTGAGGCTGATGGGAAAGGGAGGCGGGGCTGCCCCTGTAGGCGTGTCTAGGGGCCGTGGAGGATGCATCAGAGGAGGTAGAG ggagagggagaggtgaaggtgcGTTCTACCAAAGAGTTCCTGGAGGTCCTGATGAAGGAGAGGTGGGCTTCGGTCGTGGCCGGGAAATGCTCCGCAGCCAAAGCTGGGATGACCG AGCTGAGAGGCCAAGGTTTGAGAAGCCAATCAGGTGTGCTGAAGTAGTGCGTCCAGGGTTCGAAGAGACGGGGCCTCCGGGCAGGAAGGACTCCTGGCGTGCTGACAGCGACAACTGGCGTACCCtccgagaggaggaggaagaggcagcagcagcagcagcagcaggaggagagcaGCCAGCTTGGAGAGTTGCAGGATCCCGCCGGGATG ATGGAGGTCCTCGTTCTGCAGGCTGGCGTGATCGTGGCGGCCGGAGGAAGTTTGAGTTTGAATTCCGTGATGGCGAGGGCCCCCGCAGGGAATCCGACAGGGACGGCCTTCCTGAGTGGTGCACCGacgaggaggatggagagatgggaaccTTTGACTCCTCTGGGGCCTTCATGTGCATCAAG CAGAAAGACTGTAAGGACACCATCACTGAAGAGGATCTGGAGTTTGAAgctctggaggaagaggaggagaatgatCAGGGAGGCAAGGACAACAACGCTGACAGAG ATGAATGTGAAGCAGCAGGTGAGGGAGAAGATGAGTACAagactccttctcctcctgccaTCTCTGGCTCTCCACCCTCAGACCCTCTTCTTGCCCCCTGCACCACACAGGCACCCATCTCCCATCCCACCAAAACGAACTATGTGCCCGCTGAAG GCTGCCCACTTCCAGGGAGTGGTGCCAAGCTCAGCCCAGaccccccctccaccaccacttcTAGCCTGATGCCTCCTCCCTCCggatctctcctcccctcaacagGGGGAGAAGCAGAGGAGGACGAGGGCATGAAGCACCTGCAACAG gaggctgaaaagatggTGGCCTCACTGCAGGACACCTCCCTTGAGGAGGAGTGTTTCACTCAAGCACTACAGGAGAGCCACACAATcacctctcactctcacacacacccagccCCACACTCTCACACGCACgccgctggacacacacactcgacCCATAGGGACTGTGCCCTGCCCCTCTCCCACGAGGCAGCCATGAAGTGGTTCTACAAGGATCCCCAGGGAGAGGTCCAAG GTCCTTTCTCCACGGTGGAGATGTGTGAGTGGTTCCAGGCCGGCTACTTCACCATGACCCTGCTGGTAAAGAGGGGTTGTGATGAGGGCTTCCAACCCCTGGGTGACGTCATCAAAATGTGGGGCCGCGTGCCCTTCTCCCCCGGCCCCTCCCCCCCGCCCCTCCTG GGCAATATGGACCAGGAGCTGCTTAAGAAACATTTGGAGCAGGCAGCCACTGCAGCTCTATACCAGCAACTACAAATGAGGTTCCAGCACATGAACaggtacgcgcacacacacacacacacacacacacacacacacacacacacacacacacacacacacacacacacacacacacacacacacacacacacacacaatgtatgtGAGTGTACTAATGTCTCTATTTGCAGGAGTGGAGATTCTAGCATGATGCCCTCGATGAACAGGTCCATGTCAGTACCTGATAATGGGTCCATGTGGGACATGCATACCTCGGCCTCCCAGCAGTCAG GTGGTGAGGCCAACCTATGGGACTTAACCATGAGTCATTCCACTCAGGTGCCATCTCTGGAGCAGCTACAGAAG CTCCAGGACCGGCGTGAGGCTGAACTCAGGGCCaagcgagaggaggaggagcgCAAGCGGCAGGTCGAGAAGAGGAGGCAGCAGGAGGAACAGAAGAGGCGTGATGAGGAGGAGCTGTACAGGCGTAAGCAGCAGTGTCGGCAGCAGCAGGAGCTGATCATGAAGCTGCTACAGCAGGCCCAGCCCGGGGCACCAGGGTGTGTCTCTGGGTCAGGGTGGAGCGGCTCCCAGGCCTCAGCCCTCTCCAAACAAGGCAAGAGCCTCGGCCTGCTGGAGCTGGAGACCGAAAGGCTGCTCAAACAGCAGGCCCAGCACCAGAGGGCCCAGcatcagagagacagg CATGGAGGCTTGTCTATGGGCCAGTGGGGTGAGGGATCTGTGGGCATGTGGTCTGGTGGGGGCATGGAGCCCAAAGGCAGCTCTGGAGGGATGGGTGTCTGGGAGGAGGCTGTGAAGAACCAAAACAGCCTCCGCAATATGGGCATGAAGAACAGCCGCAGCAGCCCATCTCTCAG TGAGCAGTACATGCTGAGGAAGAAGCGtacagaggaggaggacaagCTGCTGAAACTGCTGCAGGGCATGAAGCCCCAGGATGGCTTCACCACCTGGTGTGAACAGATGCTGCACGCACTCAACACCTCCGCTaacaactcctcctcctcactggaTG TGGCAACCATCGTGGCCTACCTGAAGGAGGTGGAGTCTCCCTACGAGGTCCATGACTTTATCCGCTCCTACCTGGGCGACACCATGGAAGCCAAAGAGTTCGCCAAGCAGTTCCTGGAGCGCCGAGCCAAACAGAAAGCCAACCACCAGagacaacagcagcaacaacag CTATCAAAGGAAGTTTCAGGGCTGTCCAACTTTCCTATCCAG TCCATGTTCCAGGCAGCCCAGATGGGAAAGGGAGGAATGTATGATAGTCAGGCTGCAAAGATGAAGAAGAAACAGACCATGATGCTTCACTCTGACCCTAGCATCTTAG GATATTCATTCCTGAGCGCTGGGGACAGGATGAACCTGGGTGAGATGGAAACAGTGGAGGATTATTGA
- the LOC112231373 gene encoding GRB10-interacting GYF protein 1-like isoform X5, whose translation MTAETLNFGPECCLGEDNGRCISNLNLRLRALSRGGSVTSPPPSPAMPKSKLADYRYGREEMLALYIKDNKPPEDMQDKEFAAIMQDEPVQPLALEPLTEEEQRNFSMSVNSVAVLRLMGKGGGAAPVGVSRGRGGCIRGGRGRGRGEGAFYQRVPGGPDEGEVGFGRGREMLRSQSWDDRAERPRFEKPIRCAEVVRPGFEETGPPGRKDSWRADSDNWRTLREEEEEAAAAAAAGGEQPAWRVAGSRRDDGGPRSAGWRDRGGRRKFEFEFRDGEGPRRESDRDGLPEWCTDEEDGEMGTFDSSGAFMCIKKDCKDTITEEDLEFEALEEEEENDQGGKDNNADRDECEAAGEGEDEYKTPSPPAISGSPPSDPLLAPCTTQAPISHPTKTNYVPAEGCPLPGSGAKLSPDPPSTTTSSLMPPPSGSLLPSTGGEAEEDEGMKHLQQEAEKMVASLQDTSLEEECFTQALQESHTITSHSHTHPAPHSHTHAAGHTHSTHRDCALPLSHEAAMKWFYKDPQGEVQGPFSTVEMCEWFQAGYFTMTLLVKRGCDEGFQPLGDVIKMWGRVPFSPGPSPPPLLGNMDQELLKKHLEQAATAALYQQLQMRFQHMNRYAHTHTHTHTHTHTHTHTHTHTHTHTHTHTHTHNVCECTNVSICRSGDSSMMPSMNRSMSVPDNGSMWDMHTSASQQSGGEANLWDLTMSHSTQVPSLEQLQKLQDRREAELRAKREEEERKRQVEKRRQQEEQKRRDEEELYRRKQQCRQQQELIMKLLQQAQPGAPGCVSGSGWSGSQASALSKQGKSLGLLELETERLLKQQAQHQRAQHQRDRHGGLSMGQWGEGSVGMWSGGGMEPKGSSGGMGVWEEAVKNQNSLRNMGMKNSRSSPSLSEQYMLRKKRTEEEDKLLKLLQGMKPQDGFTTWCEQMLHALNTSANNSSSSLDVATIVAYLKEVESPYEVHDFIRSYLGDTMEAKEFAKQFLERRAKQKANHQRQQQQQQLSKEVSGLSNFPIQSMFQAAQMGKGGMYDSQAAKMKKKQTMMLHSDPSILGYSFLSAGDRMNLGEMETVEDY comes from the exons ATGACTGCTGAAACACTTAACTTCGGCCCAGAATG TTGTCTAGGGGAAGATAATGGGCGATGCATATCCAACCTAAACTTGAG GCTCCGTGCACTATCCAGAGGGGGGAGTGTGACgtccccccctccttctccagcCATGCCAAAGTCCAAGCTGGCTGATTACCGCTATGGCCGCGAGGAGATGCTAGCACTTTATATAAAAGATAACAAG CCCCCAGAGGACATGCAGGATAAGGAGTTTGCTGCTATCATGCAGGATGAGCCTGTGCAGCCTTTGGCCCTGGAGCCTCTAACTGAGGAGGAGCAG AGAAACTTCTCCATGTCTGTGAACAGTGTGGCTGTGCTGAGGCTGATGGGAAAGGGAGGCGGGGCTGCCCCTGTAGGCGTGTCTAGGGGCCGTGGAGGATGCATCAGAGGAGGTAGAG ggagagggagaggtgaaggtgcGTTCTACCAAAGAGTTCCTGGAGGTCCTGATGAAGGAGAGGTGGGCTTCGGTCGTGGCCGGGAAATGCTCCGCAGCCAAAGCTGGGATGACCG AGCTGAGAGGCCAAGGTTTGAGAAGCCAATCAGGTGTGCTGAAGTAGTGCGTCCAGGGTTCGAAGAGACGGGGCCTCCGGGCAGGAAGGACTCCTGGCGTGCTGACAGCGACAACTGGCGTACCCtccgagaggaggaggaagaggcagcagcagcagcagcagcaggaggagagcaGCCAGCTTGGAGAGTTGCAGGATCCCGCCGGGATG ATGGAGGTCCTCGTTCTGCAGGCTGGCGTGATCGTGGCGGCCGGAGGAAGTTTGAGTTTGAATTCCGTGATGGCGAGGGCCCCCGCAGGGAATCCGACAGGGACGGCCTTCCTGAGTGGTGCACCGacgaggaggatggagagatgggaaccTTTGACTCCTCTGGGGCCTTCATGTGCATCAAG AAAGACTGTAAGGACACCATCACTGAAGAGGATCTGGAGTTTGAAgctctggaggaagaggaggagaatgatCAGGGAGGCAAGGACAACAACGCTGACAGAG ATGAATGTGAAGCAGCAGGTGAGGGAGAAGATGAGTACAagactccttctcctcctgccaTCTCTGGCTCTCCACCCTCAGACCCTCTTCTTGCCCCCTGCACCACACAGGCACCCATCTCCCATCCCACCAAAACGAACTATGTGCCCGCTGAAG GCTGCCCACTTCCAGGGAGTGGTGCCAAGCTCAGCCCAGaccccccctccaccaccacttcTAGCCTGATGCCTCCTCCCTCCggatctctcctcccctcaacagGGGGAGAAGCAGAGGAGGACGAGGGCATGAAGCACCTGCAACAG gaggctgaaaagatggTGGCCTCACTGCAGGACACCTCCCTTGAGGAGGAGTGTTTCACTCAAGCACTACAGGAGAGCCACACAATcacctctcactctcacacacacccagccCCACACTCTCACACGCACgccgctggacacacacactcgacCCATAGGGACTGTGCCCTGCCCCTCTCCCACGAGGCAGCCATGAAGTGGTTCTACAAGGATCCCCAGGGAGAGGTCCAAG GTCCTTTCTCCACGGTGGAGATGTGTGAGTGGTTCCAGGCCGGCTACTTCACCATGACCCTGCTGGTAAAGAGGGGTTGTGATGAGGGCTTCCAACCCCTGGGTGACGTCATCAAAATGTGGGGCCGCGTGCCCTTCTCCCCCGGCCCCTCCCCCCCGCCCCTCCTG GGCAATATGGACCAGGAGCTGCTTAAGAAACATTTGGAGCAGGCAGCCACTGCAGCTCTATACCAGCAACTACAAATGAGGTTCCAGCACATGAACaggtacgcgcacacacacacacacacacacacacacacacacacacacacacacacacacacacacacacacacacacacacacacacacacacacacacacaatgtatgtGAGTGTACTAATGTCTCTATTTGCAGGAGTGGAGATTCTAGCATGATGCCCTCGATGAACAGGTCCATGTCAGTACCTGATAATGGGTCCATGTGGGACATGCATACCTCGGCCTCCCAGCAGTCAG GTGGTGAGGCCAACCTATGGGACTTAACCATGAGTCATTCCACTCAGGTGCCATCTCTGGAGCAGCTACAGAAG CTCCAGGACCGGCGTGAGGCTGAACTCAGGGCCaagcgagaggaggaggagcgCAAGCGGCAGGTCGAGAAGAGGAGGCAGCAGGAGGAACAGAAGAGGCGTGATGAGGAGGAGCTGTACAGGCGTAAGCAGCAGTGTCGGCAGCAGCAGGAGCTGATCATGAAGCTGCTACAGCAGGCCCAGCCCGGGGCACCAGGGTGTGTCTCTGGGTCAGGGTGGAGCGGCTCCCAGGCCTCAGCCCTCTCCAAACAAGGCAAGAGCCTCGGCCTGCTGGAGCTGGAGACCGAAAGGCTGCTCAAACAGCAGGCCCAGCACCAGAGGGCCCAGcatcagagagacagg CATGGAGGCTTGTCTATGGGCCAGTGGGGTGAGGGATCTGTGGGCATGTGGTCTGGTGGGGGCATGGAGCCCAAAGGCAGCTCTGGAGGGATGGGTGTCTGGGAGGAGGCTGTGAAGAACCAAAACAGCCTCCGCAATATGGGCATGAAGAACAGCCGCAGCAGCCCATCTCTCAG TGAGCAGTACATGCTGAGGAAGAAGCGtacagaggaggaggacaagCTGCTGAAACTGCTGCAGGGCATGAAGCCCCAGGATGGCTTCACCACCTGGTGTGAACAGATGCTGCACGCACTCAACACCTCCGCTaacaactcctcctcctcactggaTG TGGCAACCATCGTGGCCTACCTGAAGGAGGTGGAGTCTCCCTACGAGGTCCATGACTTTATCCGCTCCTACCTGGGCGACACCATGGAAGCCAAAGAGTTCGCCAAGCAGTTCCTGGAGCGCCGAGCCAAACAGAAAGCCAACCACCAGagacaacagcagcaacaacag CTATCAAAGGAAGTTTCAGGGCTGTCCAACTTTCCTATCCAG TCCATGTTCCAGGCAGCCCAGATGGGAAAGGGAGGAATGTATGATAGTCAGGCTGCAAAGATGAAGAAGAAACAGACCATGATGCTTCACTCTGACCCTAGCATCTTAG GATATTCATTCCTGAGCGCTGGGGACAGGATGAACCTGGGTGAGATGGAAACAGTGGAGGATTATTGA
- the LOC112231373 gene encoding GRB10-interacting GYF protein 1-like isoform X9 — MTAETLNFGPECCLGEDNGRCISNLNLRLRALSRGGSVTSPPPSPAMPKSKLADYRYGREEMLALYIKDNKPPEDMQDKEFAAIMQDEPVQPLALEPLTEEEQRNFSMSVNSVAVLRLMGKGGGAAPVGVSRGRGGCIRGGRGRGRGEGAFYQRVPGGPDEGEVGFGRGREMLRSQSWDDRAERPRFEKPIRCAEVVRPGFEETGPPGRKDSWRADSDNWRTLREEEEEAAAAAAAGGEQPAWRVAGSRRDDGGPRSAGWRDRGGRRKFEFEFRDGEGPRRESDRDGLPEWCTDEEDGEMGTFDSSGAFMCIKQKDCKDTITEEDLEFEALEEEEENDQGGKDNNADRDLLSFYSFHLDECEAAGEGEDEYKTPSPPAISGSPPSDPLLAPCTTQAPISHPTKTNYVPAEGCPLPGSGAKLSPDPPSTTTSSLMPPPSGSLLPSTGGEAEEDEGMKHLQQEAEKMVASLQDTSLEEECFTQALQESHTITSHSHTHPAPHSHTHAAGHTHSTHRDCALPLSHEAAMKWFYKDPQGEVQGPFSTVEMCEWFQAGYFTMTLLVKRGCDEGFQPLGDVIKMWGRVPFSPGPSPPPLLGNMDQELLKKHLEQAATAALYQQLQMRFQHMNRSGDSSMMPSMNRSMSVPDNGSMWDMHTSASQQSGGEANLWDLTMSHSTQVPSLEQLQKLQDRREAELRAKREEEERKRQVEKRRQQEEQKRRDEEELYRRKQQCRQQQELIMKLLQQAQPGAPGCVSGSGWSGSQASALSKQGKSLGLLELETERLLKQQAQHQRAQHQRDRHGGLSMGQWGEGSVGMWSGGGMEPKGSSGGMGVWEEAVKNQNSLRNMGMKNSRSSPSLSEQYMLRKKRTEEEDKLLKLLQGMKPQDGFTTWCEQMLHALNTSANNSSSSLDVATIVAYLKEVESPYEVHDFIRSYLGDTMEAKEFAKQFLERRAKQKANHQRQQQQQQLSKEVSGLSNFPIQSMFQAAQMGKGGMYDSQAAKMKKKQTMMLHSDPSILGYSFLSAGDRMNLGEMETVEDY; from the exons ATGACTGCTGAAACACTTAACTTCGGCCCAGAATG TTGTCTAGGGGAAGATAATGGGCGATGCATATCCAACCTAAACTTGAG GCTCCGTGCACTATCCAGAGGGGGGAGTGTGACgtccccccctccttctccagcCATGCCAAAGTCCAAGCTGGCTGATTACCGCTATGGCCGCGAGGAGATGCTAGCACTTTATATAAAAGATAACAAG CCCCCAGAGGACATGCAGGATAAGGAGTTTGCTGCTATCATGCAGGATGAGCCTGTGCAGCCTTTGGCCCTGGAGCCTCTAACTGAGGAGGAGCAG AGAAACTTCTCCATGTCTGTGAACAGTGTGGCTGTGCTGAGGCTGATGGGAAAGGGAGGCGGGGCTGCCCCTGTAGGCGTGTCTAGGGGCCGTGGAGGATGCATCAGAGGAGGTAGAG ggagagggagaggtgaaggtgcGTTCTACCAAAGAGTTCCTGGAGGTCCTGATGAAGGAGAGGTGGGCTTCGGTCGTGGCCGGGAAATGCTCCGCAGCCAAAGCTGGGATGACCG AGCTGAGAGGCCAAGGTTTGAGAAGCCAATCAGGTGTGCTGAAGTAGTGCGTCCAGGGTTCGAAGAGACGGGGCCTCCGGGCAGGAAGGACTCCTGGCGTGCTGACAGCGACAACTGGCGTACCCtccgagaggaggaggaagaggcagcagcagcagcagcagcaggaggagagcaGCCAGCTTGGAGAGTTGCAGGATCCCGCCGGGATG ATGGAGGTCCTCGTTCTGCAGGCTGGCGTGATCGTGGCGGCCGGAGGAAGTTTGAGTTTGAATTCCGTGATGGCGAGGGCCCCCGCAGGGAATCCGACAGGGACGGCCTTCCTGAGTGGTGCACCGacgaggaggatggagagatgggaaccTTTGACTCCTCTGGGGCCTTCATGTGCATCAAG CAGAAAGACTGTAAGGACACCATCACTGAAGAGGATCTGGAGTTTGAAgctctggaggaagaggaggagaatgatCAGGGAGGCAAGGACAACAACGCTGACAGAG ACCTCTTGTCCTTCTACTCCTTTCATCTAGATGAATGTGAAGCAGCAGGTGAGGGAGAAGATGAGTACAagactccttctcctcctgccaTCTCTGGCTCTCCACCCTCAGACCCTCTTCTTGCCCCCTGCACCACACAGGCACCCATCTCCCATCCCACCAAAACGAACTATGTGCCCGCTGAAG GCTGCCCACTTCCAGGGAGTGGTGCCAAGCTCAGCCCAGaccccccctccaccaccacttcTAGCCTGATGCCTCCTCCCTCCggatctctcctcccctcaacagGGGGAGAAGCAGAGGAGGACGAGGGCATGAAGCACCTGCAACAG gaggctgaaaagatggTGGCCTCACTGCAGGACACCTCCCTTGAGGAGGAGTGTTTCACTCAAGCACTACAGGAGAGCCACACAATcacctctcactctcacacacacccagccCCACACTCTCACACGCACgccgctggacacacacactcgacCCATAGGGACTGTGCCCTGCCCCTCTCCCACGAGGCAGCCATGAAGTGGTTCTACAAGGATCCCCAGGGAGAGGTCCAAG GTCCTTTCTCCACGGTGGAGATGTGTGAGTGGTTCCAGGCCGGCTACTTCACCATGACCCTGCTGGTAAAGAGGGGTTGTGATGAGGGCTTCCAACCCCTGGGTGACGTCATCAAAATGTGGGGCCGCGTGCCCTTCTCCCCCGGCCCCTCCCCCCCGCCCCTCCTG GGCAATATGGACCAGGAGCTGCTTAAGAAACATTTGGAGCAGGCAGCCACTGCAGCTCTATACCAGCAACTACAAATGAGGTTCCAGCACATGAACag GAGTGGAGATTCTAGCATGATGCCCTCGATGAACAGGTCCATGTCAGTACCTGATAATGGGTCCATGTGGGACATGCATACCTCGGCCTCCCAGCAGTCAG GTGGTGAGGCCAACCTATGGGACTTAACCATGAGTCATTCCACTCAGGTGCCATCTCTGGAGCAGCTACAGAAG CTCCAGGACCGGCGTGAGGCTGAACTCAGGGCCaagcgagaggaggaggagcgCAAGCGGCAGGTCGAGAAGAGGAGGCAGCAGGAGGAACAGAAGAGGCGTGATGAGGAGGAGCTGTACAGGCGTAAGCAGCAGTGTCGGCAGCAGCAGGAGCTGATCATGAAGCTGCTACAGCAGGCCCAGCCCGGGGCACCAGGGTGTGTCTCTGGGTCAGGGTGGAGCGGCTCCCAGGCCTCAGCCCTCTCCAAACAAGGCAAGAGCCTCGGCCTGCTGGAGCTGGAGACCGAAAGGCTGCTCAAACAGCAGGCCCAGCACCAGAGGGCCCAGcatcagagagacagg CATGGAGGCTTGTCTATGGGCCAGTGGGGTGAGGGATCTGTGGGCATGTGGTCTGGTGGGGGCATGGAGCCCAAAGGCAGCTCTGGAGGGATGGGTGTCTGGGAGGAGGCTGTGAAGAACCAAAACAGCCTCCGCAATATGGGCATGAAGAACAGCCGCAGCAGCCCATCTCTCAG TGAGCAGTACATGCTGAGGAAGAAGCGtacagaggaggaggacaagCTGCTGAAACTGCTGCAGGGCATGAAGCCCCAGGATGGCTTCACCACCTGGTGTGAACAGATGCTGCACGCACTCAACACCTCCGCTaacaactcctcctcctcactggaTG TGGCAACCATCGTGGCCTACCTGAAGGAGGTGGAGTCTCCCTACGAGGTCCATGACTTTATCCGCTCCTACCTGGGCGACACCATGGAAGCCAAAGAGTTCGCCAAGCAGTTCCTGGAGCGCCGAGCCAAACAGAAAGCCAACCACCAGagacaacagcagcaacaacag CTATCAAAGGAAGTTTCAGGGCTGTCCAACTTTCCTATCCAG TCCATGTTCCAGGCAGCCCAGATGGGAAAGGGAGGAATGTATGATAGTCAGGCTGCAAAGATGAAGAAGAAACAGACCATGATGCTTCACTCTGACCCTAGCATCTTAG GATATTCATTCCTGAGCGCTGGGGACAGGATGAACCTGGGTGAGATGGAAACAGTGGAGGATTATTGA